One Oharaeibacter diazotrophicus DNA window includes the following coding sequences:
- a CDS encoding response regulator: protein MPLLNCLVIDDSGIVRGQLREGICSVLPDCHVFEVEGALEGARFLSRFVPEVVFLDLNMPGVGGIEFLDGLDRILAGRKRPIIVSITAEINAVTLKALQDRGAYDLLPKPFDKIAIATVLLRLVQMTRMRRVLVVDDSATVRQVVRKIVQRSRFNLHVDEAACAEDAYRLFRGQGFDLAFIDMFMPDVDGLEVAGEILYTRQGVHIVMMSGDADESRRRAAAHIGVQHFLKKPFYPAQVDSVLHALYDMNDAQFLEAARHEVFTQI, encoded by the coding sequence ATGCCGCTCCTGAACTGTCTGGTGATCGACGACTCGGGCATCGTGCGCGGGCAACTGCGCGAGGGCATCTGCTCGGTCCTGCCCGACTGCCATGTGTTCGAGGTCGAGGGCGCGCTCGAAGGCGCGCGCTTCCTCAGCCGCTTCGTCCCCGAGGTGGTCTTCCTCGATCTCAACATGCCGGGCGTCGGCGGGATCGAGTTCCTGGACGGGCTCGACCGGATCCTCGCCGGCCGCAAGCGCCCGATCATCGTGTCCATCACCGCCGAGATCAACGCGGTCACCCTGAAGGCGCTGCAGGATCGGGGCGCCTACGACCTGCTGCCCAAGCCCTTCGACAAGATCGCGATCGCCACCGTGCTGTTGCGGCTCGTGCAGATGACCCGCATGCGCCGGGTGCTCGTGGTCGACGACAGCGCGACGGTGCGCCAGGTGGTCCGCAAGATCGTCCAGCGCAGCCGCTTCAACCTCCACGTCGACGAGGCCGCCTGCGCGGAGGACGCTTATCGCCTGTTCCGAGGCCAGGGCTTCGACCTCGCCTTCATCGACATGTTCATGCCCGACGTGGACGGTCTGGAGGTCGCCGGCGAGATCCTCTACACGCGCCAGGGCGTGCACATCGTGATGATGTCGGGCGACGCCGACGAGTCGCGGCGGCGGGCCGCCGCCCACATCGGCGTGCAGCACTTCCTGAAGAAGCCCTTCTATCCGGCCCAGGTCGACAGCGTCCTGCACGCTCTCTACGACATGAACGACGCGCAGTTCCTCGAAGCGGCCCGCCACGAGGTCTTCACCCAGATCTAG
- a CDS encoding TraB/GumN family protein: protein MRSFGTGFGVVAALAASFFTATAAPASAAPPLWVLSDEDSTVYLFGTLHATKPDDPWWTPEIAGALARSHSLWLESESESGDGGLVRRLGLSPDEPLAARLDPDLLEAAANVALAYGIPFARIDPMRPWLATATIGAAAVRRDGFDGTAADIALAREAAARGIAVAGFDPPDTPVRLFASLAPDEEVDLLRAVVEDLSAGRFEHRDLHDAWLAGDVAAIERVLTGYERPGGDALHRVLIRGRTAGWIPRIEQLLLGAGTHFVAVGVLHVVGDDGVVALLRRHGHTVRRVEPAP from the coding sequence ATGCGGAGCTTCGGGACCGGATTCGGCGTCGTCGCGGCCCTTGCCGCCTCCTTCTTCACCGCGACGGCCGCCCCGGCCTCGGCCGCCCCGCCGCTCTGGGTGCTCTCGGACGAGGATTCCACCGTCTACCTCTTCGGTACCCTGCACGCGACGAAGCCCGACGATCCCTGGTGGACGCCGGAGATCGCCGGCGCGCTCGCGCGCAGCCATTCGCTGTGGCTCGAGAGCGAATCCGAGAGCGGCGACGGCGGCCTCGTCCGCAGGCTCGGCCTGTCGCCGGACGAACCGCTCGCCGCCCGCCTCGACCCGGACCTGCTCGAGGCCGCCGCCAACGTCGCGCTCGCCTACGGTATCCCCTTCGCGCGCATCGACCCGATGCGGCCCTGGCTCGCGACCGCCACCATCGGCGCCGCCGCCGTCCGCCGCGACGGCTTCGATGGCACCGCCGCCGACATCGCGCTCGCCCGCGAAGCGGCGGCGCGTGGCATCGCCGTCGCCGGCTTCGACCCGCCCGACACGCCGGTCCGCCTGTTCGCCTCGCTGGCGCCCGACGAGGAGGTCGACCTCTTGCGCGCCGTCGTCGAGGACCTCTCGGCCGGCCGTTTCGAGCACCGCGACCTGCACGACGCCTGGCTCGCCGGCGACGTCGCTGCGATCGAGCGCGTGCTCACCGGCTACGAGCGTCCGGGCGGCGACGCGCTGCACCGCGTCCTGATCCGCGGCCGCACCGCCGGCTGGATCCCGCGCATCGAGCAGTTGCTGCTCGGCGCCGGCACCCATTTCGTCGCGGTCGGGGTGCTGCACGTGGTCGGCGACGACGGCGTCGTCGCGCTGCTGCGCCGCCACGGCCACACGGTGCGCCGGGTCGAGCCGGCGCCGTGA
- a CDS encoding histidine kinase, translated as MSGITDPIPARRPTAVAATWRRLLPALSFRDRMLLAFAGIAASLALLVAGGLVLNARVAVAEEVRSSFAVALRYLASRKTEIEQAYFPDNYLANLGLEDGRTRHVRAIAIDGAGRVVPPRGPAVPRDDEEAEPPDWFVALLAMPPLREEIPLVFKSGQTATIVLESEPHDEITEVWQDFRFIVPLLIGYSVLLTGLLTLVLNHLFARIHRVTEGLDRLAGGRLDTRVEAPGIPELAAIAGRFNDLAGALAAREAENRDLARRLLTVQDDERKAIALDLHDELGPYLFGLRAAAAKLPRPAAGEAAGPDGVDALIDLAQAIQARTRRIISTLRPMSLGEATLRELLDDLVAGLGRLSDRSDIALAARIPDVSYGEAADITVYRFVQESVLNAMRHGDAATVRVAVVDEGAVLAVTVTDDGAGPAAPAPKAGYGLAGIAERARALGGVWAGPRQSAGRTVTSIRLPIERRIAFTSDNTEIQP; from the coding sequence ATGAGCGGCATCACCGATCCGATCCCGGCCCGACGCCCGACCGCGGTGGCGGCGACCTGGCGCCGGCTGCTGCCGGCCCTGTCCTTCCGCGACCGCATGCTGCTCGCTTTCGCCGGCATCGCCGCCTCGCTGGCGCTGCTGGTCGCCGGCGGTCTGGTCCTCAACGCCCGGGTGGCGGTGGCCGAGGAGGTGCGCTCGTCCTTCGCGGTGGCGCTGCGCTACCTCGCCTCCCGCAAGACCGAGATCGAACAGGCCTATTTCCCCGACAACTACCTCGCCAACCTCGGTCTCGAGGACGGCCGCACCCGCCACGTCCGGGCGATCGCCATCGACGGCGCCGGGCGCGTGGTGCCGCCGCGCGGCCCGGCCGTGCCGCGGGACGACGAGGAGGCCGAGCCGCCGGACTGGTTCGTGGCGCTCCTGGCGATGCCGCCGCTGCGCGAGGAGATCCCACTGGTGTTCAAATCGGGCCAGACCGCGACCATCGTGCTGGAGAGCGAGCCGCACGACGAGATCACCGAGGTCTGGCAGGACTTCCGCTTCATCGTGCCGCTGCTGATCGGCTATTCCGTGCTGCTGACGGGCCTGCTGACGCTGGTGCTCAACCACCTGTTCGCGCGCATCCACCGGGTCACGGAAGGGCTCGACCGGCTCGCCGGCGGCCGGCTCGACACCAGGGTCGAGGCGCCGGGGATCCCCGAACTCGCCGCCATCGCCGGCCGTTTCAACGACCTCGCCGGCGCCCTCGCCGCGCGCGAGGCCGAGAACCGCGATCTCGCCCGCCGGCTGCTCACCGTGCAGGACGACGAGCGCAAGGCGATCGCGCTCGACCTCCACGACGAACTCGGCCCCTACCTGTTCGGTCTGCGCGCCGCCGCGGCCAAGCTGCCGCGCCCGGCGGCGGGCGAGGCGGCCGGTCCCGACGGCGTCGACGCGCTGATCGACCTCGCCCAGGCGATCCAGGCGCGCACCCGGCGGATCATCTCGACGCTCCGGCCGATGTCGCTCGGCGAAGCGACGCTGCGCGAACTGCTCGACGACCTCGTCGCCGGCCTCGGCCGACTGTCGGACCGCTCGGACATCGCCCTCGCCGCGCGCATCCCCGACGTCTCCTACGGCGAGGCCGCCGACATCACGGTCTACCGCTTCGTCCAGGAGAGCGTGCTCAACGCCATGCGGCACGGCGACGCCGCCACCGTGCGCGTCGCCGTGGTCGACGAGGGCGCGGTGCTCGCCGTCACAGTCACCGACGACGGCGCCGGACCGGCCGCCCCCGCGCCGAAGGCCGGCTACGGCCTCGCCGGCATCGCCGAACGGGCGCGTGCCCTCGGCGGCGTCTGGGCGGGTCCGCGCCAGTCCGCCGGCCGCACCGTCACCTCGATCCGTCTGCCGATCGAGCGGCGCATCGCCTTCACCTCCGACAACACCGAGATCCAGCCTTGA
- a CDS encoding response regulator transcription factor, with protein MTRVLIVDDHPIVLQGCRRLMEEHGACAVEVAERFPQAFRAWRRQRPDVIIVDIGMPNRTLAGLSFVRRLRAIDRTLPILVFSMHGEPSVVRKALAAGATGYVHKDAPPTEILTAVDRVRRGVRYLTGDLALQVALAPEPAARIELKDFTRREQEILTLLAEGRSYGEIAEELGISYKTVANVSSILKSKLDAETLPELVVKAIERTSQRSRRA; from the coding sequence TTGACCCGCGTCCTGATCGTCGACGACCACCCCATCGTGCTCCAGGGCTGCCGCCGGCTGATGGAGGAACACGGCGCCTGCGCCGTCGAGGTCGCCGAGCGCTTCCCGCAGGCGTTCCGGGCGTGGCGACGCCAGCGCCCCGACGTGATCATCGTCGACATCGGCATGCCCAACCGCACCCTCGCCGGCCTCTCCTTCGTGCGCCGGCTGAGGGCGATCGACCGGACGCTGCCGATCCTGGTCTTCAGCATGCACGGCGAGCCCTCGGTGGTGCGCAAGGCGCTCGCCGCCGGTGCCACCGGCTACGTCCACAAGGACGCCCCGCCGACCGAGATCCTGACCGCGGTCGACCGGGTCCGGCGCGGCGTGCGCTACCTCACCGGCGACCTCGCGCTGCAGGTGGCGCTGGCGCCGGAGCCGGCGGCGCGGATCGAGCTCAAGGACTTCACCCGCCGCGAACAGGAGATCCTGACCCTGCTCGCCGAGGGCCGCTCCTACGGCGAGATCGCCGAGGAACTCGGCATCAGCTACAAGACCGTCGCCAACGTCTCCTCGATCCTGAAGTCGAAGCTCGACGCCGAGACGCTGCCGGAACTGGTGGTCAAGGCGATCGAGCGGACCTCGCAGCGCAGCCGGCGGGCCTGA